In Thalassospira sp. ER-Se-21-Dark, one genomic interval encodes:
- a CDS encoding cation:proton antiporter: protein MFEWVIILFLGSGLVYGLQSRRLQRRNISSPMMMVLTGMLVALPLGIWHSAPMDALSGSIHFATGFAEMTLAIILFLDAAVLDYRKESAARNIAIRLLLIGLPLTIGVTWAFIVGLDASIGLVPALILALIVSPTDAALGRPVLENKGVPEPVRQGINIESGFNDGLVLPVFTTAVLLEANLLSNGHQGWVAEALLEISIGAVIGVVSGYVIGQVVNHAVKSRTIVARFERLLGVLAAPFIFLLAEELGGNGFVAAFAGGLALNISSDKVKDAIESFGEAESELLTMLTFFVFGLIVVPALYESWTWTMLVFSIASLAVLRPLCVWICMIGSPYSLGEKLYIGWFGPRGIASVIYMLIMATMIDPGAFKPLFAAGTMIVCISVVGHGITAAPASRALVSYLARKS from the coding sequence ATGTTTGAATGGGTGATCATTCTTTTTCTCGGCTCCGGGCTGGTGTACGGCCTGCAATCGCGCCGCCTGCAACGCCGCAATATTTCATCACCGATGATGATGGTCCTGACCGGGATGCTGGTCGCCTTGCCGCTGGGCATCTGGCACAGCGCGCCGATGGATGCGCTTTCGGGCAGCATTCATTTTGCCACCGGCTTTGCCGAGATGACGCTGGCGATCATTTTGTTTCTGGATGCGGCGGTGCTCGATTACCGCAAGGAAAGTGCGGCGCGCAATATCGCGATCCGCTTGCTTTTGATCGGGTTGCCGCTGACCATCGGGGTGACGTGGGCGTTTATTGTCGGGCTTGATGCCTCTATCGGGTTGGTGCCAGCCCTGATTCTTGCGCTTATTGTCAGTCCGACCGATGCCGCCCTTGGCCGACCCGTCCTTGAAAACAAGGGCGTGCCCGAACCTGTGCGCCAGGGCATCAATATTGAAAGCGGGTTTAATGACGGGTTGGTCTTGCCGGTCTTTACGACCGCCGTTCTGCTGGAAGCCAATCTTCTGAGCAACGGACATCAGGGCTGGGTCGCCGAGGCGTTGCTTGAGATTTCAATCGGGGCGGTGATCGGGGTGGTCAGTGGCTATGTGATTGGCCAGGTGGTCAATCACGCGGTCAAGAGCAGGACCATCGTTGCGCGGTTTGAACGGTTACTCGGCGTTCTGGCGGCCCCTTTCATTTTCCTTCTGGCCGAGGAATTGGGCGGCAATGGTTTTGTCGCGGCGTTTGCCGGCGGGCTTGCGCTGAATATTTCGAGTGACAAGGTCAAGGACGCGATCGAAAGCTTTGGCGAGGCGGAGTCAGAGCTTCTGACCATGCTGACATTCTTTGTCTTTGGCCTGATCGTTGTGCCAGCCCTTTATGAAAGCTGGACCTGGACGATGCTGGTGTTTTCGATTGCAAGCCTTGCTGTCCTGCGGCCGCTTTGTGTGTGGATCTGCATGATCGGCAGTCCCTATAGCCTGGGCGAAAAGCTTTATATCGGCTGGTTCGGACCGCGCGGGATTGCCTCGGTGATTTATATGCTGATCATGGCGACGATGATTGATCCGGGCGCGTTCAAGCCGCTATTTGCCGCCGGTACCATGATCGTCTGCATCAGCGTGGTTGGCCATGGTATTACCGCTGCCCCGGCATCACGGGCATTGGTCAGCTATCTGGCGCGGAAATCCTGA
- a CDS encoding LysE family translocator yields MIELLVAYTPFLIAALLLNISPGPDMAYIVGQTAVHGRKIGLFSSLGVISGAFVHVLAATFGLSAILATSALAFAIVKWIGVAYLVWLGIGALRSSFAKSESDAHSDEPAAPISTKPMTAFAAWRQGVMIDVLNPKVAIFFMAFLPQFIDPTRGNGAVQFLVLGLMVLLIAFVVEGMLVLAVASTASRIKGSRKLGAWLNRALGGMFIALGIRLAISQQ; encoded by the coding sequence ATGATCGAACTTCTCGTTGCCTATACGCCGTTTCTGATTGCCGCCCTGTTGCTCAATATCTCTCCGGGGCCGGATATGGCCTATATTGTCGGGCAAACCGCGGTGCATGGCCGCAAGATCGGCCTGTTTTCATCGCTTGGCGTGATTTCCGGTGCCTTTGTCCATGTTTTGGCGGCAACTTTTGGCCTGTCGGCCATCCTTGCCACCTCGGCGCTGGCCTTTGCCATCGTCAAATGGATCGGAGTGGCCTATCTGGTGTGGCTGGGGATCGGCGCGCTGCGCAGCAGCTTTGCCAAATCAGAAAGTGATGCGCATTCCGATGAACCGGCTGCCCCGATTTCGACCAAACCGATGACCGCCTTTGCCGCCTGGCGTCAGGGGGTGATGATTGATGTGCTCAATCCCAAGGTGGCGATTTTCTTTATGGCCTTCCTGCCGCAATTCATTGATCCAACCCGTGGCAATGGCGCGGTGCAGTTTCTCGTACTCGGCCTGATGGTGCTTCTGATTGCCTTTGTGGTTGAGGGCATGCTGGTTTTGGCCGTGGCCTCGACTGCTAGCCGGATCAAGGGCAGTCGCAAGCTCGGCGCCTGGTTGAACCGCGCCCTTGGCGGCATGTTCATCGCTCTTGGCATCCGTCTTGCCATTTCCCAGCAATAG
- a CDS encoding DinB family protein: MNGAAYFERMAQYNLWANSRAYGLCAKLPAAELDAPRTAFFPSILRTLNHILVADRIWMSRLLGSPVAMPLNTVLYENFDELRRARVAEDQAIIEFTNGLTDAEVTADLTYNTVAGDAYTMPRDLVLAHMFNHQTHHRGQLSNMLIEAGLGPLEIDLVFFARDQLG, translated from the coding sequence ATGAACGGTGCGGCCTATTTCGAACGCATGGCGCAATATAATCTCTGGGCCAATTCGCGTGCCTACGGGCTTTGCGCGAAATTGCCTGCCGCCGAACTCGATGCACCGCGTACGGCCTTCTTCCCGTCGATCCTGCGCACGCTCAATCATATCCTGGTGGCTGATCGCATCTGGATGAGCCGCCTGCTTGGCAGTCCCGTGGCCATGCCGCTCAACACGGTGCTTTATGAAAACTTCGATGAACTCCGCCGCGCCCGCGTGGCCGAAGATCAGGCGATCATAGAGTTCACCAACGGCCTGACCGATGCCGAGGTAACCGCCGATCTGACCTATAACACAGTCGCGGGTGATGCCTATACCATGCCGCGCGATCTGGTTTTGGCGCATATGTTCAACCATCAGACCCATCATCGCGGGCAGCTGTCCAACATGCTGATCGAGGCCGGATTGGGCCCGCTTGAGATTGATCTGGTCTTTTTCGCCCGGGATCAGTTGGGATGA
- a CDS encoding EamA family transporter encodes MFGLYAAVVLIWGSTWIAIQYQLSVAPEVAVAYRFALATLILMAWCGLRRLPMRFGVRDHFFMAVLGVCLFSLNYVLIYVASIHLTSGLLAVVFSTIVIMNMINGVIFFRRRPETRTLIGAGIGLTGIAMVFANDLAAFDLTTGGSIGLLVSLAGAYIASLGNMASARNHARGVPVMQANAYGMLYGTLLLFGYIALAGIPVSFDTSASFLAALVYLALFGSVLGFGFYLTLLGKIGPDRAAYSSVMFPIVALLLSTWFEDFHWTGNIIWGVALTLVGNVVILTKRVPKPATKVLEQVAPVPPTCATNPTAKP; translated from the coding sequence ATGTTCGGTCTTTACGCAGCAGTTGTCTTGATCTGGGGATCGACCTGGATCGCCATTCAGTATCAGCTTTCGGTCGCCCCCGAAGTGGCCGTGGCCTATCGCTTTGCCTTGGCAACGCTGATTTTGATGGCCTGGTGTGGCTTGCGCCGCTTGCCGATGCGCTTTGGTGTGCGCGATCATTTCTTCATGGCGGTTCTGGGCGTCTGTCTGTTTTCGCTGAACTATGTCCTGATCTATGTCGCCAGTATCCATCTGACGTCCGGGCTTCTGGCGGTGGTGTTTTCGACCATCGTCATCATGAATATGATTAATGGCGTGATCTTTTTCCGCCGCCGTCCCGAAACCCGCACCCTGATCGGGGCCGGGATCGGCCTTACCGGGATCGCCATGGTATTTGCCAATGATCTGGCCGCCTTCGATCTGACCACGGGCGGCAGCATCGGGCTTCTGGTCTCCCTTGCGGGGGCTTACATCGCATCGCTTGGCAATATGGCATCCGCACGCAACCATGCGCGCGGGGTTCCGGTCATGCAGGCCAATGCTTATGGCATGCTCTATGGCACGCTGTTGCTGTTTGGCTATATCGCGCTTGCCGGAATCCCGGTGTCGTTTGATACCAGTGCCAGCTTCTTGGCCGCTTTGGTTTATCTCGCCCTGTTCGGATCGGTTCTGGGCTTTGGCTTCTATCTGACACTTTTGGGCAAGATCGGCCCGGATCGTGCGGCCTATAGCTCGGTGATGTTCCCGATTGTCGCCTTGTTGCTGTCGACCTGGTTTGAGGATTTCCACTGGACGGGCAATATAATCTGGGGTGTGGCGCTGACATTGGTCGGCAACGTGGTTATTCTGACCAAACGGGTTCCCAAACCGGCGACCAAGGTGCTTGAACAGGTTGCACCGGTACCGCCAACTTGCGCAACAAACCCGACAGCGAAGCCCTGA
- a CDS encoding potassium/proton antiporter produces MIESMNLVILIASILVVVAVFTSLVSFRVGAPLLLVFLFVGLAAGEDGIGGIMFDNAPLAYFIGSIALALILFDSGFETQLRTLKIAAGPSLVLATFGVLITTGVIGGVTWLVLDVPWLVALLFGAIVSSTDAAAVFFLLRVGGINLRDRTRSTLEVESGSNDPMAVFLTISLVELIILGGGESIALELLQRFILQIGLGAIFGLAGGYALVWMINRVKLEPGLVPIITMALALSLFGATSILGGSGFLAVYVAGLYAGNSNMKMSVGVRRFQHVTTWLAQIAMFVTLGLLATPSEFGTVVLPGVILALVLVFVARPVAVWLCLMFFNFSRNDTAFISWVGLRGAVSILLAIVPMVEGVPEGQLLFNTAFIVVITSLLLQGWTIRRMAHWLGIIIPAKHGPVDRIDLELPGNANQEIVVYRVHEASAVATGHRIPRWARPSLILRDGASLRPHSAGPIQGGDQVYIITPPKHVELLDQLFAGPAEGANDVELFGDFSFPADTRIADIGRLYGFAVEADDTERTVAEILERDLPGDLELGDRMPYGTVELIVRRTDDEHGVLEVGLAVEQQKAKPKRRIPIFQSRSELLAIWKDWQKRKRAEKNAALSDQTSSTAKQIDDGTDEADVTEAPDVPGASDDNIDDVADDTADDTSGDTPEDGDEAPEPEDSGKKPGKAGRSKKS; encoded by the coding sequence ATGATTGAATCGATGAATCTGGTGATCCTGATTGCATCGATTCTGGTGGTGGTGGCTGTTTTCACCAGTCTGGTCAGTTTCCGGGTCGGCGCCCCGTTGCTTCTGGTGTTTCTGTTTGTCGGTTTGGCGGCGGGTGAGGACGGCATTGGCGGCATCATGTTCGACAATGCGCCGCTTGCCTATTTCATCGGCTCCATCGCGCTCGCCCTGATCCTGTTTGACAGTGGCTTTGAAACCCAGCTCCGAACGTTAAAAATCGCGGCCGGTCCATCGCTTGTGCTTGCCACATTCGGGGTGTTGATCACCACCGGGGTGATTGGCGGGGTAACCTGGCTGGTGCTCGATGTGCCGTGGCTGGTCGCGCTTTTGTTCGGGGCGATTGTCAGTTCAACCGATGCGGCGGCGGTGTTCTTCCTTTTGCGCGTTGGCGGGATCAATCTGCGTGATCGTACGCGCAGCACGCTTGAAGTTGAATCGGGTTCGAACGATCCGATGGCGGTGTTTCTGACCATCTCGCTTGTCGAGTTGATCATTCTCGGCGGTGGCGAAAGCATCGCGCTTGAACTCCTGCAACGCTTCATCCTTCAGATCGGCCTTGGCGCGATCTTCGGCCTTGCGGGCGGTTATGCGCTGGTCTGGATGATCAACCGGGTCAAACTTGAACCGGGACTGGTGCCGATCATTACCATGGCGTTGGCACTCAGCCTGTTTGGCGCGACCAGTATTCTCGGTGGCAGTGGCTTTTTGGCGGTGTATGTCGCGGGTCTTTACGCCGGGAACAGCAACATGAAAATGAGCGTCGGCGTCCGGCGTTTTCAGCATGTCACCACCTGGCTTGCCCAGATCGCGATGTTTGTCACCTTGGGTCTGCTGGCCACACCGTCCGAATTTGGCACGGTTGTCCTTCCGGGTGTGATTCTGGCGCTGGTTCTGGTGTTTGTCGCCCGTCCGGTGGCGGTTTGGCTGTGCCTGATGTTCTTTAACTTCTCGCGCAATGACACTGCCTTTATTTCATGGGTCGGTCTGCGCGGCGCGGTCTCCATCCTTCTTGCGATTGTGCCGATGGTCGAAGGCGTCCCCGAAGGGCAACTGTTATTTAACACCGCCTTTATTGTCGTGATTACATCGCTTCTGTTGCAGGGCTGGACGATCCGGCGGATGGCGCATTGGTTGGGCATCATTATCCCGGCCAAGCATGGCCCGGTGGATCGTATTGATCTTGAACTGCCCGGCAATGCCAATCAGGAAATCGTTGTCTATCGCGTTCACGAAGCCAGTGCGGTTGCCACCGGTCATCGTATTCCGCGCTGGGCACGGCCAAGCCTGATCCTGCGCGATGGCGCGTCATTGCGCCCGCATTCCGCCGGGCCCATTCAGGGCGGCGATCAGGTCTATATCATCACCCCGCCCAAGCATGTCGAACTGCTCGACCAACTGTTTGCTGGTCCCGCCGAGGGGGCCAATGACGTCGAACTGTTTGGCGATTTCAGCTTCCCTGCCGATACCCGAATTGCCGATATTGGCCGTCTGTATGGCTTTGCCGTCGAGGCTGATGACACCGAACGCACCGTGGCAGAAATCCTCGAACGTGATCTGCCCGGCGATCTCGAACTCGGTGATCGCATGCCCTATGGCACGGTGGAACTGATCGTGCGCCGCACCGATGACGAACATGGCGTGCTTGAGGTCGGCCTGGCGGTTGAACAACAAAAAGCCAAACCCAAACGCCGCATTCCGATCTTCCAGTCGCGCAGCGAATTGCTGGCAATCTGGAAAGACTGGCAGAAACGCAAACGCGCCGAAAAGAACGCGGCGCTCAGCGATCAGACATCATCAACGGCCAAGCAGATTGATGATGGCACAGACGAGGCCGATGTGACTGAGGCACCCGACGTGCCGGGCGCATCCGATGACAATATCGACGATGTGGCTGACGACACGGCTGACGACACGTCCGGTGATACCCCCGAAGACGGCGATGAAGCCCCCGAACCAGAAGACAGCGGCAAAAAGCCCGGCAAAGCAGGTCGGTCGAAGAAATCCTGA
- a CDS encoding Lrp/AsnC family transcriptional regulator: MDAIDRKLIDILQEDASLSYSVLGTKVGLSVSAVNDRVRKLREQGIIQAYRISVDPNAIGRALTAMVWLRTDPAKGNKKLVKSLIKADEVLECHHMTGRFDFLVKLRLRDTGHLESFISDTIKEMPGVVEVLPEIALSTAKETLFVPAQADHE; this comes from the coding sequence ATGGATGCAATTGATCGCAAACTGATCGACATCCTGCAGGAAGACGCATCACTGTCCTATTCGGTTCTGGGAACAAAGGTCGGGCTGTCTGTTTCTGCGGTGAATGATCGTGTGCGCAAGCTGCGCGAACAGGGGATTATTCAGGCCTATCGCATTTCGGTCGATCCAAACGCCATTGGCCGTGCCTTGACCGCGATGGTCTGGCTGCGCACCGACCCGGCCAAGGGCAACAAGAAGCTGGTCAAATCCCTGATCAAGGCCGACGAAGTGCTGGAATGCCATCACATGACCGGCCGCTTTGATTTTCTGGTCAAACTGCGCCTGCGCGATACCGGCCATCTGGAATCGTTTATTTCCGACACGATCAAGGAAATGCCCGGCGTGGTCGAAGTTCTGCCGGAAATTGCCTTGTCGACGGCCAAGGAAACCCTATTTGTTCCGGCGCAGGCCGACCACGAATAG
- a CDS encoding DMT family transporter, which translates to MGALLMISAAMCFAVMAVFIRYVTADLHPFEASFFRNLFGLLPMVPWMVRHGASGLKTERFKLHFLRGVLGFGAMSCIFTALSLSPAAQVIAINFTLPILTTVLAAVVVRETVRARRWSAIAIGFVGAMIVIRPFGQSFETGAILALGATVFMACAMTTVKMLSRTESANAIVTWMGLIMTPLSLIPALIYWQGPTTWQLFILLIIAVTGTAGQQLLVRAYRTADQSYVMIFDFLRLPFVAALAYVMFGEVVDFWTWAGAALIIGSALYIARREAVLAKRAKREASMPTTAPADPQAIPVTGVDRDASAKDKPDA; encoded by the coding sequence ATGGGCGCCCTTCTTATGATCAGTGCTGCAATGTGTTTTGCGGTAATGGCGGTTTTTATCCGTTATGTCACCGCCGACCTGCATCCGTTCGAGGCATCGTTTTTCCGTAACCTGTTCGGATTGCTGCCAATGGTGCCGTGGATGGTGCGCCATGGCGCGAGCGGATTAAAGACCGAGCGGTTCAAGCTGCATTTTCTGCGCGGGGTGCTTGGTTTCGGGGCGATGTCGTGCATTTTTACCGCCCTTTCGCTGTCGCCCGCCGCACAGGTCATTGCGATCAACTTTACCCTGCCGATCCTGACCACGGTTCTGGCCGCCGTAGTGGTGCGCGAAACCGTGCGGGCACGCCGCTGGAGCGCAATTGCGATTGGCTTTGTCGGGGCGATGATTGTGATCCGTCCGTTTGGGCAAAGTTTTGAGACCGGTGCGATCCTAGCACTTGGCGCGACGGTTTTCATGGCGTGTGCGATGACCACGGTCAAAATGCTGTCACGGACCGAAAGTGCCAATGCCATCGTAACCTGGATGGGCCTGATCATGACGCCGCTGTCGCTGATCCCGGCGCTGATATACTGGCAGGGGCCGACCACCTGGCAATTGTTCATCCTGTTGATCATTGCCGTGACCGGAACGGCGGGACAGCAATTGCTGGTGCGTGCCTATCGCACGGCCGATCAGTCCTATGTCATGATTTTTGACTTCCTGCGCCTGCCATTTGTTGCGGCCCTGGCCTATGTGATGTTTGGCGAGGTGGTTGATTTCTGGACCTGGGCCGGGGCGGCCTTGATCATTGGATCAGCACTTTATATCGCGCGGCGCGAGGCGGTTCTGGCCAAAAGGGCCAAGCGGGAAGCAAGCATGCCGACCACAGCACCCGCCGATCCGCAAGCCATCCCGGTGACCGGCGTTGACCGGGATGCCAGCGCAAAGGACAAGCCCGATGCGTGA
- a CDS encoding DMT family transporter, translating to MREWFNGLPSYLQATAFGLMASISAAIFSVFVRLATEHIDPLQAVFLRNFFGLLFIAPIALRAGLTPLKTKRFPMFCLRAVLSMGAMSFWFSAIAYMPLAEATALNFTVPLFGTILAAIFLGEKVRKYRIAALLVGFGGVLVIIRPGSETVQLASLFPIAAAICMASAGLTIKSLSRTENPTAIILYMMMLTTPLTLIPALFVWETPSLEVLGLMVAGAFMANITQLCNTNAFRVYEYSFVIGFNYLRLPFVVGIALVMFGEVPEIWLVPGAALIIGSALYIARREAKLNREANRIKRGLSATASDLDPPPSNRKS from the coding sequence ATGCGTGAATGGTTTAACGGACTTCCGTCCTATTTACAGGCAACTGCCTTTGGCCTGATGGCATCGATCAGTGCGGCGATCTTTTCGGTGTTTGTCCGCCTTGCGACCGAGCATATCGATCCGTTGCAGGCAGTATTTTTGCGCAATTTCTTTGGGCTTTTGTTCATCGCACCGATTGCGTTGCGGGCCGGATTAACGCCGCTTAAGACCAAGCGTTTCCCGATGTTCTGCCTGCGTGCGGTTCTGTCGATGGGGGCGATGAGTTTCTGGTTTTCGGCGATTGCCTATATGCCGCTGGCCGAGGCAACCGCGCTTAACTTCACCGTGCCGCTGTTTGGCACCATCCTTGCCGCGATCTTTTTGGGTGAGAAAGTTCGCAAATACCGGATTGCGGCCTTGCTGGTTGGTTTTGGCGGGGTGCTGGTGATCATCCGGCCGGGCAGTGAGACCGTGCAACTGGCAAGCCTGTTTCCGATTGCCGCCGCAATTTGCATGGCCAGTGCAGGATTGACGATCAAGTCACTGTCGCGGACCGAAAACCCGACCGCCATCATCCTTTACATGATGATGCTGACAACGCCCCTGACCCTGATCCCGGCATTGTTTGTCTGGGAGACACCGAGCCTTGAGGTGCTTGGCCTGATGGTGGCGGGCGCGTTCATGGCCAACATCACCCAGCTTTGTAATACCAACGCCTTTCGGGTTTATGAGTACAGCTTTGTGATCGGGTTTAATTACCTGCGCCTGCCCTTTGTCGTTGGTATCGCCCTGGTGATGTTTGGCGAGGTTCCGGAAATCTGGCTGGTGCCGGGTGCGGCCCTGATTATCGGGTCCGCACTTTATATCGCGCGGCGAGAGGCGAAGCTTAACCGCGAAGCAAACCGGATCAAGCGCGGGCTTTCGGCCACCGCAAGCGACCTTGACCCGCCGCCTTCCAACAGGAAGTCGTGA
- a CDS encoding EamA family transporter, whose translation MRTWFNTQSDVMRASFFALFAAILAACFTLTIRYATEELHPYQAVFLRFAFGLILILPMVMKRGIDSLATKRLPLFGLRGVLSAAEMCLWFMAVLYLPLAEATTLNFTVPLFGTILAAVILREQVRIHRWLAIFIGFVGVALIIQPGSETMQAASILPIAAAICMASAGLITKRLVATESTTSLLFYLMIITTPVSLIPALFVWQTPSWSALGLMAVAALMMNVMQVCNVKALQLADYSFFVGFSYLRLPIIAVLALILFGEVPDIWILPGGAMIIGAAIYVALRERKLAKAR comes from the coding sequence ATGCGGACATGGTTCAACACCCAGTCCGATGTGATGCGAGCAAGCTTTTTCGCGCTGTTTGCGGCCATTCTGGCGGCGTGTTTTACGCTCACCATCCGCTATGCCACCGAGGAACTGCATCCCTATCAGGCGGTGTTTTTACGCTTTGCCTTTGGCCTGATCCTGATTTTGCCGATGGTGATGAAGCGCGGGATTGACAGCCTTGCCACCAAGCGCCTGCCTTTGTTTGGCTTGCGCGGGGTTTTGTCGGCCGCTGAAATGTGTTTGTGGTTCATGGCGGTTTTGTATTTGCCCCTTGCAGAGGCAACCACACTTAACTTCACCGTGCCGTTGTTTGGCACCATCCTGGCCGCAGTGATCTTGCGCGAACAGGTGCGCATTCACCGCTGGCTTGCGATTTTTATCGGGTTTGTCGGTGTGGCCCTGATCATTCAGCCCGGTTCGGAAACCATGCAAGCGGCCAGCATTTTGCCGATTGCAGCCGCAATCTGCATGGCCAGTGCCGGGTTGATCACAAAGCGGTTGGTGGCAACTGAGTCCACGACATCGCTTTTGTTTTATCTGATGATCATCACCACACCGGTTTCCCTGATCCCGGCTTTATTCGTCTGGCAGACGCCAAGCTGGTCTGCACTTGGCCTGATGGCGGTTGCAGCCCTGATGATGAATGTGATGCAGGTTTGTAATGTCAAAGCCCTGCAACTGGCCGATTACAGTTTCTTTGTCGGGTTTTCCTATTTGCGTTTGCCGATCATTGCGGTGCTGGCGCTGATTCTGTTTGGCGAAGTGCCCGATATCTGGATATTGCCCGGCGGGGCGATGATTATCGGGGCTGCGATCTATGTCGCACTGCGGGAACGCAAGCTTGCCAAGGCCAGATAG
- a CDS encoding Crp/Fnr family transcriptional regulator: MSVSIFDLLNRFHGRLYDYSPPKVLFRKGDPVEHLFLVLSGEVRLARFLENGDEIVLQRAGPNSVLAEASLFSHYYHCDAVCHQDAQVKMIRKHDVEAHLADNNQMALSLAAHLAREVQATRQRAEILRLRTVTERLDAWIAWHDGVLPEKGNWRVIALEIGVSPEALYREIAQRR, encoded by the coding sequence ATGTCGGTATCAATCTTTGATCTTCTCAACCGTTTTCATGGCAGGCTGTATGATTACAGCCCGCCCAAGGTCCTGTTTCGCAAGGGCGACCCGGTCGAGCATCTTTTTCTTGTTCTCAGCGGGGAAGTGCGACTGGCGCGGTTTTTGGAAAACGGCGACGAGATTGTTTTGCAACGTGCGGGGCCAAACAGCGTTTTGGCAGAGGCATCACTGTTTTCGCATTACTACCATTGCGATGCTGTCTGCCATCAGGATGCGCAGGTCAAGATGATCCGCAAACATGATGTTGAAGCCCATCTTGCTGATAACAATCAGATGGCACTTTCGCTTGCCGCGCATCTGGCGCGTGAGGTGCAGGCAACCCGCCAGCGAGCAGAGATTTTGCGGCTTCGAACAGTGACTGAGCGGCTTGATGCCTGGATCGCCTGGCATGACGGGGTGCTGCCCGAAAAGGGTAATTGGCGGGTGATTGCCCTTGAAATCGGTGTCAGTCCCGAAGCGCTTTATCGCGAGATCGCCCAGCGCCGTTAA
- a CDS encoding SDR family NAD(P)-dependent oxidoreductase → MQIKGSIAIVTGAASGLGAATAETLASAGARIAAFDLNEEGAKATAEKLGGVGYGVDVSNAESVEQAVAKVQADLGTPSILVNCAGIVHGERIVGREGPADLAAFSKVITVNLIGTFNMMRVAANAMSQNDPNDAGERGVIINTASIAAFEGQIGQAAYAASKGGVASLTLPAARELARHGIRVVSIAPGLFGTPMLKGLPDEVQESLAANTPFPKRLGDPYEYGRLAMHICENEMINGETIRIDGAVRLEPK, encoded by the coding sequence ATGCAAATCAAGGGTTCGATTGCCATTGTTACCGGGGCTGCATCCGGTCTTGGCGCGGCAACCGCCGAGACACTGGCGAGTGCCGGGGCACGGATTGCGGCATTTGATCTGAATGAAGAGGGTGCCAAGGCCACAGCCGAGAAATTGGGTGGTGTTGGCTATGGCGTTGATGTTTCCAATGCCGAAAGTGTCGAGCAGGCGGTTGCAAAGGTGCAGGCGGATCTCGGCACGCCATCGATCCTTGTGAATTGTGCCGGGATCGTGCACGGCGAACGGATTGTCGGGCGCGAAGGCCCGGCCGATCTGGCCGCGTTTTCCAAGGTGATTACCGTCAATCTGATCGGCACATTTAACATGATGCGGGTTGCCGCCAATGCGATGAGCCAGAATGACCCGAATGATGCTGGTGAACGCGGGGTGATTATCAACACCGCATCGATCGCGGCCTTCGAAGGGCAGATTGGACAGGCGGCCTACGCCGCGTCCAAGGGTGGGGTGGCATCCCTTACTCTGCCCGCCGCACGTGAATTGGCGCGCCACGGTATCCGGGTGGTATCCATCGCACCGGGTCTGTTTGGCACGCCGATGTTAAAGGGCCTGCCTGACGAGGTTCAGGAAAGCCTGGCTGCCAATACGCCGTTCCCGAAACGGTTGGGCGACCCGTATGAATATGGCCGTCTGGCGATGCATATCTGTGAAAATGAAATGATCAATGGCGAGACCATTCGCATTGATGGCGCGGTCCGGCTGGAACCGAAATAG
- a CDS encoding 4a-hydroxytetrahydrobiopterin dehydratase: protein MSKLEKSTIEKALTDLPGWTLADDGLSIKRVYKFGDFNAAFGFMTRVALMADKMDHHPEWFNVYNKVEMTLTTHDAGGVTQKDIDLATFCQTASGQ, encoded by the coding sequence ATGAGCAAACTTGAAAAATCCACCATCGAAAAGGCGCTGACCGATCTTCCGGGCTGGACGCTTGCCGATGACGGGCTTTCGATCAAGCGCGTCTACAAGTTTGGCGATTTCAATGCCGCGTTTGGCTTCATGACGCGGGTGGCACTGATGGCCGACAAAATGGATCACCATCCCGAATGGTTCAATGTCTATAACAAGGTCGAAATGACGCTGACCACCCATGATGCCGGGGGTGTCACGCAAAAGGACATTGATCTGGCGACCTTCTGCCAAACGGCTTCTGGTCAATAA